The following proteins come from a genomic window of Anopheles ziemanni chromosome 3, idAnoZiCoDA_A2_x.2, whole genome shotgun sequence:
- the LOC131287084 gene encoding protein lethal(2)k10201 — protein sequence MEFTPKETILKLLNSYAVGRRAPDDEFFREGNFYLKPFVQLGVLSEIPVVESDPEDVEILCNVPDCNFICQSVLDYESHYNAQHRYTCGECKKTLPNGHLLDLHLSETHDSYFAAQVQAGKQLMYACFLEECNHLSKDPADRKDHCIREHKFPHNFRFDKKSNLHQRLLKQQASGSPEGKETSMDTTPTSVDPKEATVSKSRKNFSFGHSKQRTFKPTKSATKKCEILESNQMVVDLLESLPKE from the exons ATGGAGTTTACCCCAAAGGAAACTATCCTCAAGTTACTTAATAGCTATGCGGTTGGTCGCCGTGCACCTGATGATGAATTCTTTCGTGAAGGAAATTTTTACCTAAAACCTTTTGTGCAGCTTGGAGTTTTGAGTGAAATACCAGTTGTTGAATCCGATCCTGAGGATGT CGAAATCCTATGCAACGTACCCGATTGCAACTTTATCTGCCAGTCGGTGCTAGATTATGAATCTCATTACAATGCTCAACATCGATACACTTGTGGTGAATGCAAAAAGACTCTTCCAAATGGCCATCTGCTGGACCTGCATCTTTCCGAGACGCATGACTCATACTTTGCCGCCCAAGTTCAGGCAGGCAAGCAACTTATG TACGCCTGTTTCCTGGAAGAATGCAACCACCTTAGCAAAGACCCTGCCGATAGAAAAGATCACTGCATACGAGAGCACAAGTTCCCGCACAATTTCCGTTTcgataaaaaatcaaatctcCATCAACGACTGCTGAAGCAACAGGCGTCCGGTTCGCCTGAGGGAAAAGAGACCTCAATGGATACAACACCAACTTCGGTCGATCCGAAGGAAGCGACAGTGTCAAAGAGTAGGAAAAATTTCTCCTTCGGTCACTCGAAGCAGCGCACGTTCAAACCGACCAAATCCGCCACCAAAAAGTGTGAAATACTCGAAAGCAATCAAATGGTGGTCGATTTACTAGAAAGTCTTCCAAAAGAATAA
- the LOC131287083 gene encoding protein jagged-1a-like: MSHNYYYQIIVVGGVLLQLIASLAPTAAVRYVPKWKKQACELPTPQNEYSHYVCDDNGDVKCLPGWTGDLCDVPICKKGCDPLQGYCKRPGECRCKLGFYGENCNRCIPLPGCQHGGCQVSFECVCHKGWDGIFCSEPICRSDCHPSRGYCEAPGECRCRLGWAGPTCRDCQVLPGCMHGTCTKPLECKCLPGWTGILCQTPMCAANCSREHGYCRRPGECRCKVGWMGQDCNKCHPYPGCVNGDCRRPWECNCKPGWGGMLCDEELTYCEKNPDTCQNDGKCKSLIKDDGYYRCECPTGYKGRNCEIPPMSMMTTSTSSTTEIPMSSSDSTSAQSSSTTISSESVESYRNSTLHSTNEDDTNEEFSSEDLDNEA, from the exons ATGAGTCACAACTATTACTACCAaatcatcgtcgtcggtggagtgctgctgcagctgatcGCCTCGCTGGCCCCGACCGCTGCCGTCCGCTACGTGCCCAAGTGGAAGAAGCAG GCCTGTGAACTACCAACACCCCAGAACGAATATTCTCACTATGTGTGCGACGACAATGGCGACGTGAAATGTTTGCCCGGCTGGACGGGGGACCTGTGCGACGTTCCGATCTGCAAGAAAGGATGTGACCCACTGCAAGGGTACTGCAAGCGTCCGGGAGAATGCCGGTGTAAGCTTGGGTTTTACGGTGAAAACTGCAACCGGTGCATTCCGTTGCCCGGTTGCCAGCACGGCGGATGCCAGGTGTCGTTCGAGTGCGTCTGCCACAAGGGATGGGATGGAATCTTTTGCTCGGAAC CAATTTGTCGTTCCGATTGCCATCCGTCGCGTGGATACTGCGAAGCACCGGGAGAGTGCCGTTGCCGATTGGGTTGGGCAGGTCCGACTTGCCGTGACTGCCAAGTGCTGCCCGGGTGCATGCACGGAACGTGCACGAAGCCACTCGAGTGCAAGTGTCTGCCGGGATGGACGGGAATACTTTGCCAAACGC CCATGTGTGCTGCCAACTGTAGCCGCGAGCATGGTTATTGCCGTCGTCCAGGAGAGTGTCGATGCAAGGTCGGTTGGATGGGACAGGATTGCAATAAGTGTCATCCGTATCCAGGATGCGTTAACGGTGACTGCCGGCGCCCGTGGGAATGTAACTGTAAACCAGGCTGGGGTGGAATGCTTTGTGATGAAG AGTTGACCTATTGCGAGAAGAATCCGGATACCTGTCAGAACGATGGCAAGTGCAAGTCGTTGATCAAGGATGATGGTTACTATCGTTGTGAGTGTCCTACCGGCTACAAAGGACGCAATTGTGAGATCCCACCCATGTCTATGATGACGACTTCGACGAGCAGCACAACCGAGATTCCAATGTCCAGCAGTGATTCGACCTCGGCACAGTCGTCCTCAACAACCATCAGCAGCGAAAGTGTGGAAAGTTATCGAAACTCAACGCTACATTCGACAAACGAAGACGATACGAACGAAGAGTTCAGCTCGGAAGATTTAGACAACGAAGCTTAA